The following are from one region of the Pleurodeles waltl isolate 20211129_DDA chromosome 4_1, aPleWal1.hap1.20221129, whole genome shotgun sequence genome:
- the ETFRF1 gene encoding electron transfer flavoprotein regulatory factor 1 — translation MASRLRGDVIKLYKNLLYLGREYPKGADYFRDRLKKAFMKNRDVKDPEKIRELIARGEFVIKELEALYYLRKYRAMKQRYYEEDSTK, via the exons ATGGCCAGTCGATTACGAGGAGACGTGATAAAACTTTATAAAAAT CTTTTGTACCTTGGCCGGGAGTATCCAAAGGGAGCAGACTACTTCAGAGACCGTTTGAAAAAGGCCTTCATGAAGAACAGGGATGTTAAGGATCCCGAAAAGATCAGAGAACTGATTGCTCGAGGAGAATTTGTCATTAAGGAACTGGAAGCTTTATACTACCTCAGAAAGTACAGAGCGATGAAACAGCGTTACTATGAGGAAGACAGTACAAAATAA